The following proteins are co-located in the Haloterrigena sp. KLK7 genome:
- a CDS encoding PIN domain-containing protein, with protein MTVYVETDFLLALAKDSDWLQQSAEEALDEYDVETSSFSYLELLLARERYEFDYVPLVANLLELVPVRDEEERQIVLKAVNYYDEGMTAFDAFHAATAETRTLNVLSSEKDYEDIEVERVPLEPADE; from the coding sequence ATGACGGTTTACGTCGAAACTGACTTTCTACTCGCACTCGCCAAAGACTCGGACTGGTTGCAGCAATCAGCAGAAGAGGCACTCGACGAGTACGACGTAGAAACGTCGTCCTTCTCCTATCTCGAACTCCTTCTCGCCCGAGAACGGTACGAGTTCGATTACGTCCCACTCGTGGCAAACTTGCTCGAACTCGTCCCTGTCCGAGACGAGGAAGAACGACAAATCGTTCTGAAGGCCGTCAACTACTACGACGAGGGAATGACGGCGTTCGATGCGTTCCACGCAGCGACTGCGGAAACACGTACGCTGAACGTGCTCTCATCGGAGAAAGACTACGAGGACATTGAGGTGGAACGAGTCCCGCTAGAACCGGCTGATGAATGA
- a CDS encoding AbrB/MazE/SpoVT family DNA-binding domain-containing protein, translated as MSAETDGQGRLYIPKDVREKYGEKYHIVTYEDRIELVPVADDPLAAVREAAGELRDASVDDIRADIEAEAKAEARENGDDR; from the coding sequence ATGTCAGCAGAAACGGACGGGCAGGGGAGGCTGTACATCCCCAAAGACGTACGAGAAAAATACGGCGAAAAGTACCACATCGTCACGTACGAGGACAGAATTGAACTCGTTCCGGTTGCAGACGACCCGCTCGCTGCAGTCCGCGAGGCGGCAGGCGAGTTACGTGATGCCTCCGTCGATGATATTCGTGCGGACATCGAAGCAGAAGCGAAAGCTGAGGCTCGCGAGAACGGGGACGATAGATGA
- a CDS encoding antitoxin VapB family protein yields MKARKREGESFSETVKRLAGERPWNEITGILSEDEAADLEAAIEEGRTKFGERSDRFTAELDESRRRRDIEMIQDTSFIIDLLRGDENAERLLDIVEKEARPQKVSSVTVLELYEGVARSQISDTKRE; encoded by the coding sequence CTGAAGGCTCGGAAGAGAGAGGGAGAGAGCTTCAGTGAAACCGTCAAGCGCCTCGCCGGAGAACGGCCGTGGAACGAAATCACAGGAATTCTCTCCGAGGACGAGGCGGCAGACCTCGAGGCCGCTATCGAGGAGGGCCGAACGAAGTTCGGAGAGCGGAGTGACCGCTTCACAGCGGAGTTAGACGAAAGCCGTAGGCGACGAGACATCGAAATGATTCAGGACACATCGTTCATTATCGACTTACTACGTGGCGATGAAAACGCAGAGCGACTTCTCGATATCGTTGAAAAAGAAGCACGACCGCAAAAAGTGTCCTCCGTGACGGTTTTGGAACTCTACGAGGGCGTTGCTCGGTCTCAGATATCGGACACGAAGCGAGAGTGA
- a CDS encoding MFS transporter: MRYSSAAKRAIADLRSGGRGKILLAVAFGWFLSISVRMIYPAVLPDIRGAYGLTLTSSGFLLTVLWIAYACGQLPGGILADWTGERPLLIASSLLAAAMLALVILADSAIILFLATALFGAGTALYGVSRFTILEKIYSEQLGTATGATMAAGDIGNAVMPPAAGFIATALAWQYGFGFAVPLFLLAAVGLWATLPKQTSTATSLRESLVLDGVVSTLSRPTVLRGTALLVVWAVIIQAFMGFYPTYLIDVKGFSARIATVLFGFFFALGILMKPIAGRAYDSIGVRVPLLVIMSTASLALAALPFVGAAWLFVPLTALASSLLGFETIVISDLTRRLPDGTQGTNLGALRSVYLALGALSPVLFGAVADRGYFDEAFLGIAALAGVVALTVFASIDY; encoded by the coding sequence GTGCGCTACAGTTCGGCGGCGAAACGCGCGATTGCTGACCTCCGGAGCGGTGGCCGCGGGAAGATACTGCTCGCCGTCGCCTTCGGCTGGTTCCTGTCGATCAGCGTCCGGATGATCTACCCGGCAGTGTTACCGGACATCCGCGGTGCGTACGGTCTCACGCTGACGTCGTCCGGTTTCCTGTTGACCGTGCTCTGGATCGCGTACGCGTGCGGACAGCTTCCCGGCGGGATCCTCGCCGACTGGACCGGGGAGCGTCCGCTGTTGATCGCCAGTTCGCTCCTCGCCGCGGCGATGCTCGCGCTCGTCATCCTCGCGGACTCGGCGATCATCCTGTTTCTGGCGACGGCGCTGTTCGGCGCGGGAACGGCGCTGTACGGCGTCTCGCGGTTCACGATCCTGGAGAAGATCTATTCCGAGCAACTCGGCACTGCAACGGGCGCGACGATGGCCGCCGGCGATATCGGGAACGCGGTGATGCCGCCCGCCGCCGGGTTCATCGCGACCGCGTTGGCCTGGCAGTACGGCTTCGGGTTCGCCGTTCCGCTCTTCCTGCTCGCTGCGGTCGGGCTCTGGGCGACGCTGCCGAAACAGACGTCGACAGCGACGTCGCTGCGAGAGTCCCTCGTACTCGACGGTGTCGTCTCGACGTTGTCTCGGCCGACAGTGTTGCGTGGTACCGCACTGCTCGTGGTATGGGCGGTGATTATTCAGGCATTCATGGGGTTCTACCCGACGTATCTGATCGACGTGAAGGGGTTCTCAGCGCGGATCGCGACCGTTCTGTTCGGCTTCTTCTTCGCGCTCGGCATCCTGATGAAGCCGATCGCGGGTCGGGCTTACGACAGCATCGGCGTTCGAGTCCCGCTGTTAGTGATCATGAGTACGGCCAGTCTGGCGCTCGCCGCGCTTCCGTTCGTCGGTGCGGCGTGGCTGTTCGTTCCCTTGACGGCGCTTGCGAGCAGTCTTCTGGGATTCGAAACGATCGTCATCTCCGATCTGACCCGTCGCCTTCCGGACGGGACGCAGGGAACGAACTTGGGCGCGCTCCGGTCGGTCTATCTCGCGCTCGGTGCGTTGAGTCCGGTCCTCTTCGGAGCGGTCGCCGACCGAGGATACTTCGACGAGGCATTCCTCGGTATCGCCGCGCTCGCCGGCGTGGTCGCTCTCACCGTGTTCGCCTCTATCGATTACTGA
- a CDS encoding NAD-dependent epimerase/dehydratase family protein — MRWSVTADTGTSIREALTRIDRSDYGGIVVVDDEDRLVGTATADRLRRSLRDGVAPDAPVATAVDDEPTVVDASGSERTVENETESRGNETPETVVTPVIDEDETVIDVTTVERLDGIAADVEPTTGGVERVLVVGGAGYLGSVLCRQLLEEGFDVRVLDPLLYGDAGIAELADDDRFTLHRGDARSVEAVLEAIDGVDAVVHLGGIVGDPASEIDPEKTLEYNLHSTQLLASVCKYHGITRFVFASTCSVYGRSDGDTGRLAEGDARNPVSLYARLKIQSERVLRELADEHFAPTILRMATVYGRSPRMRFDLVGNVLPAKAYSEGVVPVFGGDQYRPNVHVADAARAYVECLTAPIEDVGDTVFNVGSNRQNYRIDELATIVEDCFPDASIEFHEDRTDERSYRVAFDRIRSVLDFEPERTIRDHCLELRDAFEDGMYGEYTATRYNNYETLDRAPSFENTTAVLESHDSSTAERPHEKLPSGEV; from the coding sequence ATGAGATGGTCAGTTACAGCCGATACAGGGACGTCGATCCGGGAGGCGCTCACGCGGATCGACCGCTCCGACTACGGAGGTATCGTTGTCGTCGACGACGAGGACCGGCTCGTCGGAACTGCGACGGCCGATCGACTCAGACGGAGCCTACGTGACGGCGTCGCGCCCGACGCACCGGTGGCGACTGCCGTCGACGATGAGCCGACCGTCGTCGACGCGAGCGGCTCCGAGCGAACGGTCGAGAACGAGACGGAGTCTCGCGGAAACGAGACCCCGGAAACGGTCGTCACGCCCGTGATCGACGAGGACGAGACCGTCATCGACGTCACGACCGTCGAACGACTCGACGGAATCGCGGCCGACGTCGAACCGACGACCGGCGGCGTCGAGCGGGTACTCGTCGTCGGCGGCGCGGGATACCTCGGCTCGGTCCTCTGTCGACAGCTCCTCGAGGAGGGGTTCGACGTCCGCGTCCTCGATCCGCTGCTGTACGGCGACGCGGGAATCGCCGAACTCGCCGACGACGATCGGTTTACGCTTCACCGGGGCGACGCGCGATCGGTCGAAGCGGTCCTCGAGGCGATCGACGGCGTCGATGCCGTCGTTCATCTCGGCGGAATCGTCGGCGATCCGGCCTCCGAAATCGATCCGGAGAAGACCCTCGAGTACAACCTCCACTCGACGCAGCTCTTGGCGTCGGTCTGCAAGTACCACGGCATCACGCGGTTCGTCTTCGCCTCGACGTGTAGCGTCTACGGTCGGTCCGACGGCGACACCGGGCGACTCGCCGAGGGCGACGCTCGCAACCCCGTCTCGTTGTACGCCCGGCTGAAGATCCAGTCCGAGCGCGTGCTCCGCGAACTCGCCGACGAGCACTTCGCCCCGACGATTCTCCGGATGGCGACGGTCTACGGCCGGTCGCCGCGGATGCGGTTCGACCTCGTCGGAAACGTCCTCCCCGCGAAAGCGTACTCGGAGGGCGTCGTCCCCGTCTTCGGCGGCGACCAGTATCGGCCGAACGTCCACGTCGCCGACGCCGCTCGCGCGTACGTCGAGTGTCTCACGGCACCGATCGAGGACGTCGGCGATACCGTCTTCAACGTCGGATCGAACCGGCAGAACTACCGGATCGACGAACTCGCGACCATCGTCGAGGACTGCTTCCCCGACGCGTCGATCGAATTCCACGAGGACCGAACCGACGAACGGAGCTATCGCGTCGCGTTCGACAGGATCCGATCGGTACTCGACTTCGAACCCGAACGAACGATTCGTGATCACTGCCTCGAACTGCGAGACGCGTTCGAAGACGGGATGTACGGCGAGTACACGGCCACCAGGTACAACAACTACGAGACGCTCGACCGGGCACCGAGCTTCGAGAACACGACGGCCGTTCTCGAGTCCCACGACTCGTCGACGGCCGAGCGACCGCACGAGAAACTCCCCTCCGGTGAAGTGTAG
- a CDS encoding DegT/DnrJ/EryC1/StrS family aminotransferase, with the protein MSEEIPLFEIPWDENDVANAVDSLTRGSYWANGPYIEEFERGLEAYLGVDHAITVNSGTTALVAALTTHGIGEGDEVIVPSFTFIATANAVRLVGARPVFADIERETYGIDPEHVATLVTDDTAAIVPVHPYGAPCEIGLLEDIAADADVALIEDAAEAFGGDYRGRTLGTIGDSAALSFCQNKILPTGEGGAVVTDDDEIARRLDRFRSHGRASDDYFGSSDSGEYVDLGTNVRMSDLVASIGCSQLEKVEDHIANRRRVATRLSEGLADVAGVEPHTAAGRGRHVYQLYTVTLDETIDRDVVIDTLSSLNIASKIYWEPAVHLTQSYRDEYGYRRGSLPVTEEIAGRVISLPMHPALPADQIDRITSAVETGVERGREVDTADRPNPAN; encoded by the coding sequence ATGAGCGAGGAGATTCCGCTATTCGAAATTCCGTGGGACGAGAACGACGTCGCGAACGCCGTCGATTCGCTCACTCGCGGCTCCTACTGGGCGAACGGGCCGTATATCGAGGAGTTCGAGCGCGGACTCGAGGCGTATCTCGGCGTCGACCACGCGATAACGGTCAACTCCGGGACGACGGCGCTGGTCGCCGCGCTGACGACGCACGGTATCGGCGAGGGCGACGAGGTGATCGTCCCCTCGTTCACGTTCATCGCGACGGCGAACGCCGTCCGACTCGTCGGTGCACGACCGGTGTTCGCGGACATCGAACGCGAGACGTACGGGATCGATCCGGAACACGTCGCGACGCTGGTGACCGACGATACGGCCGCGATCGTGCCCGTCCACCCGTACGGTGCCCCCTGCGAGATCGGGCTGCTCGAGGACATCGCCGCCGACGCGGACGTGGCGCTGATCGAGGACGCCGCCGAGGCGTTCGGCGGCGATTACCGCGGTCGAACGCTGGGAACGATCGGCGACTCGGCCGCTCTGAGCTTCTGTCAGAACAAGATCTTGCCGACCGGCGAGGGCGGGGCCGTCGTTACCGACGACGACGAGATCGCTCGTCGACTCGACCGATTCCGCTCTCACGGCCGGGCCTCTGACGACTACTTCGGCTCGAGCGACAGCGGCGAGTACGTCGACTTGGGAACGAACGTCCGCATGTCCGACCTGGTCGCGAGCATCGGCTGTTCGCAACTCGAGAAGGTCGAAGACCACATCGCGAACCGACGGCGGGTCGCGACGCGCCTCTCCGAGGGGCTCGCCGACGTCGCCGGTGTCGAACCCCATACGGCGGCCGGCCGCGGCCGTCACGTCTACCAGCTGTACACCGTCACCCTCGACGAAACGATCGATCGCGACGTCGTTATCGACACCTTATCTTCGCTGAATATCGCGTCAAAGATCTATTGGGAACCGGCCGTTCATCTGACGCAGAGCTACCGCGATGAATACGGCTATCGGCGAGGTTCGCTCCCCGTAACGGAGGAAATCGCGGGACGCGTCATCTCGTTACCGATGCATCCAGCGCTTCCCGCGGACCAGATCGACCGTATCACGTCGGCCGTCGAAACCGGTGTCGAACGCGGACGGGAAGTCGATACGGCGGACCGACCGAATCCGGCGAACTGA
- a CDS encoding universal stress protein produces the protein MHYLVGTTSVHTTAAICDYLDERATADDTVTVVAVAPTDDATARRDAQEALNVAPVRLATVGTVRTELREDGDPAAVLLDEATTAEADELLLTPREVTSDAPSGVGETVRAVLERSSIPVVVVPSPEL, from the coding sequence ATGCACTATCTCGTCGGAACGACGTCGGTCCACACGACGGCAGCGATCTGCGACTATCTCGACGAGCGGGCGACGGCCGACGACACCGTCACGGTCGTCGCCGTCGCGCCGACGGACGACGCGACGGCTCGCCGGGACGCACAGGAGGCGCTCAACGTCGCCCCCGTCAGACTGGCGACCGTCGGAACGGTTCGGACGGAACTCCGCGAAGACGGCGATCCGGCCGCGGTCCTGCTCGACGAAGCGACGACCGCCGAGGCCGACGAACTCCTGCTCACGCCGCGCGAGGTGACTTCCGACGCCCCGTCCGGCGTCGGGGAGACCGTCCGCGCCGTTCTCGAGCGGAGCTCGATTCCCGTCGTCGTCGTCCCGTCTCCCGAACTGTAA
- a CDS encoding winged helix-turn-helix domain-containing protein, whose translation MSEDTDLSTVLAVLDDEYAREILTHTSVEPMSASTLSERCDASLPTIYRRLDRLEECRLVSEETELAPDGNHYSVYSANLESLELSLGDGEFELEVTYQDEDVADKFTRMWEGMR comes from the coding sequence GTGAGTGAGGATACCGATCTGTCGACGGTGCTCGCCGTACTCGACGACGAGTACGCACGTGAGATCCTCACCCATACGAGCGTCGAACCCATGTCTGCCAGTACCTTGAGCGAACGGTGTGATGCGTCCCTGCCCACGATCTACCGACGGCTCGACCGTCTCGAGGAGTGTCGACTCGTCTCCGAAGAGACCGAGCTCGCCCCCGACGGCAACCACTACAGCGTCTACAGCGCGAACCTCGAGTCGCTCGAACTCTCCCTCGGTGACGGCGAGTTCGAACTCGAGGTCACGTATCAGGACGAAGACGTCGCCGACAAGTTCACCCGAATGTGGGAGGGGATGCGATGA
- a CDS encoding DUF5518 domain-containing protein, which produces MVSPLRVHTLPATWRFALIGALASLPITAILNWLPNSEATIGGGIMIIGALIAGVIAAIRSSDPSAAGLRTGFIGGVIGLFVFVVTVGTTATWPLPRVAFFVFASGLVVCGSSLFGLGFGRVGGWVANTAASR; this is translated from the coding sequence ATGGTGTCACCGCTCCGCGTCCACACTCTCCCTGCAACATGGCGATTCGCACTCATCGGTGCGCTAGCCTCGCTACCTATCACTGCCATTCTAAACTGGCTGCCGAACTCGGAGGCGACCATCGGTGGCGGTATCATGATAATCGGAGCGCTCATCGCAGGAGTCATCGCTGCAATCCGCTCGTCAGATCCAAGTGCCGCTGGACTCCGCACTGGTTTCATTGGTGGCGTTATCGGACTGTTCGTATTCGTAGTGACAGTCGGTACGACGGCGACATGGCCGCTACCCAGAGTCGCATTTTTCGTCTTCGCCAGCGGACTGGTAGTCTGCGGTTCCTCCCTCTTCGGTCTCGGATTCGGTCGTGTCGGTGGTTGGGTGGCAAACACCGCTGCCTCCCGTTGA
- a CDS encoding alpha/beta hydrolase, with protein sequence MTETDYRIAVADGEAVAAVHHEAPGDDWIVYCHGFLSDKTGSYERRCRRAVERGYNAVRFDFRGRGESDGRFVDQTLSDKLADLRAVLEHFAPPSVVLFGSSFGGKVAFHAAADDERVAAVATRAPVTYNRAFDDYREIVEREGECEFDTGDRIDERFFEDFETYEFDDVTASLSVPVAIFHGSDDDSVAVDDSFEAAAALETDVLLETFATEGHRFSTDAEDRLLERLFHWLETQ encoded by the coding sequence ATGACCGAAACGGACTACCGGATCGCCGTGGCCGACGGGGAGGCGGTCGCCGCCGTCCACCACGAGGCCCCCGGCGACGACTGGATCGTCTACTGTCACGGCTTTCTGAGCGACAAGACCGGGAGTTACGAACGTCGCTGTCGGCGCGCGGTCGAGCGCGGCTACAACGCCGTCCGGTTCGACTTCCGCGGCCGCGGGGAGTCCGACGGCCGGTTCGTCGACCAGACGCTGAGCGACAAACTCGCGGATCTGCGCGCGGTCCTCGAGCACTTCGCGCCGCCGTCGGTCGTCCTCTTCGGCTCGAGTTTCGGCGGCAAGGTCGCGTTCCACGCGGCCGCCGACGACGAGCGGGTCGCGGCGGTCGCGACGAGAGCGCCCGTGACGTACAACCGCGCGTTCGATGACTATCGCGAAATCGTCGAGCGCGAGGGCGAGTGCGAGTTCGACACCGGCGACCGGATCGACGAGCGCTTCTTCGAAGACTTCGAGACGTACGAGTTCGACGACGTCACGGCGTCGCTGTCGGTTCCCGTCGCGATCTTCCACGGGAGCGACGACGACTCGGTCGCCGTCGACGACAGCTTCGAAGCCGCGGCCGCCCTGGAGACGGACGTCCTCCTCGAGACGTTCGCGACGGAGGGCCATCGGTTCTCGACCGACGCGGAGGACCGACTGCTCGAGCGACTGTTCCACTGGCTCGAGACGCAGTGA
- a CDS encoding tyrosine-type recombinase/integrase has product MDPTDSRSSAGKSLEKARNEFVDERDGNYASNLEYVLDNWIDWTPDHVRTLEDVSKRTMRNYAAHLKRRETADAISAPTARTYYNYVSALLNWGVETGTLVENPAEKTNAKKPLPSGTTNSSEQQFWQPEQRRAITEYVDERAREAIAADGTDAFEEVRDRAVIYTLAYTGVRGSEVLADSRHDDRNGLRWENVNLERGVITVFGKSQDEEEVGLTGQTIEPLRRLRTLVDPPSASWPVFPSRHPPSLYDAIDSAGHEKPDGDAWEYVCEHGIEPPSMSTSGARTLLKRLSEEAEVPGLDLEGGEYLTLHGARRGVGEALYREHGAQRAQRTLRHADPKTTSEMYAHIEASELGEDNTAVFDDE; this is encoded by the coding sequence ATGGACCCCACAGATTCCCGGTCGTCAGCGGGGAAGTCCCTCGAGAAGGCCAGAAACGAGTTCGTCGACGAACGCGACGGCAACTACGCGTCGAACCTCGAGTACGTCCTCGACAACTGGATCGACTGGACGCCCGACCACGTCCGGACGCTCGAGGACGTCTCGAAACGCACGATGAGAAACTACGCGGCCCACCTCAAGCGCCGCGAAACGGCCGATGCGATCAGCGCTCCGACCGCCCGCACCTACTACAACTACGTCTCGGCGCTTCTGAACTGGGGCGTCGAAACCGGCACGCTCGTCGAGAATCCGGCAGAGAAAACGAACGCGAAGAAACCGCTCCCGTCGGGGACGACCAACAGCAGCGAACAACAGTTCTGGCAACCCGAGCAACGGCGGGCGATCACCGAGTACGTCGACGAACGCGCTCGCGAGGCGATCGCCGCCGACGGCACCGACGCCTTCGAGGAGGTACGGGATCGGGCGGTGATCTACACCCTCGCCTACACCGGCGTCCGCGGGTCGGAAGTGCTGGCCGATTCGCGCCACGACGACCGCAACGGGCTGCGGTGGGAGAACGTGAACCTCGAGCGCGGCGTCATCACGGTCTTCGGGAAGAGCCAAGACGAGGAGGAGGTCGGGCTGACGGGCCAGACTATCGAACCGCTCCGGCGCCTGCGAACGCTGGTCGACCCGCCGAGCGCGTCGTGGCCGGTCTTTCCCTCTCGGCACCCACCGTCGCTGTACGATGCGATCGATAGCGCGGGCCACGAGAAACCCGACGGCGACGCGTGGGAGTACGTCTGCGAGCACGGTATCGAACCGCCGTCGATGAGTACCTCCGGGGCGCGAACCCTGTTGAAACGCCTCTCGGAGGAAGCCGAGGTGCCGGGGCTGGATCTCGAGGGCGGCGAGTATCTAACCTTACACGGCGCGCGACGCGGCGTCGGCGAGGCGCTGTACAGGGAACACGGCGCCCAGCGAGCACAGCGGACGCTTCGCCACGCCGACCCGAAAACGACCTCGGAGATGTACGCTCACATCGAAGCGAGCGAACTGGGCGAAGACAATACGGCGGTCTTCGACGACGAGTGA
- a CDS encoding sodium-dependent transporter, which yields MATRDSWVSNLGFVLAAVGSAAGLGNIWRFPWLTAENGGSAFLVVYLLLIIGVGVPGLLAEFVLGRRGKQTPTGALRSLIGSPEGAVVGWFTVVTTTVLLSFYSVVGGWILRYTLVSPNGAYFGQPQQYFGAMSYGLEAVGFHLAFLALVAGIVFFGVRRGIERVSKVMLPAVVVLLVGLSAWTATQPNTAAGYAFYLGFDGEYLAANFASVLGPAAGQALFTLSLGAGTMLTYASYLEDDASLPRDTLVIAVSNTFIGVLAGLIVIPLLFSQGIDPGQGGPGALFVALASVFGSLPGGAVVATAFFATVLLAAVTSGISMLEVPVGTLVDEYGVSRRQATLSVSGLIAVTGSGLALASSVFQFVSGPLVDVMLSLGLFAFLAIAGWILRPEAVEEFRTGAGRFDALAEPWILIVGWVLPAVVLFSMTSTVTSLVGASVGLGGRAAVAIVGAFVCRVVVTNVELSGATRSPGLRRE from the coding sequence ATGGCTACTCGCGACTCGTGGGTTTCGAATCTCGGCTTCGTTCTCGCCGCGGTCGGCAGCGCGGCCGGCCTCGGGAATATCTGGCGGTTCCCGTGGCTGACCGCCGAGAACGGCGGGAGCGCGTTCCTCGTGGTGTATCTACTGCTCATCATCGGCGTCGGTGTCCCGGGCCTGCTCGCCGAGTTCGTTCTCGGGCGACGCGGGAAACAGACGCCGACCGGGGCGCTTCGCTCGCTCATCGGTTCGCCCGAGGGAGCGGTGGTAGGTTGGTTCACCGTGGTCACGACGACCGTGTTGCTGTCGTTCTACTCGGTCGTCGGCGGCTGGATTCTCCGCTATACGCTGGTCTCACCGAACGGGGCGTACTTCGGCCAGCCCCAGCAGTACTTCGGAGCGATGAGTTACGGCCTCGAAGCCGTGGGGTTCCATCTGGCGTTTCTCGCTCTCGTCGCCGGAATCGTCTTCTTCGGCGTGCGCCGCGGCATCGAACGGGTCTCGAAGGTCATGCTTCCGGCCGTCGTGGTGCTCCTCGTCGGCCTCAGCGCGTGGACGGCGACGCAGCCGAACACCGCCGCCGGCTACGCGTTCTATCTCGGCTTCGACGGCGAGTATCTCGCCGCGAACTTCGCGAGCGTTCTCGGTCCGGCGGCCGGACAGGCGTTGTTCACGCTCTCGCTCGGTGCCGGGACGATGCTCACCTACGCGTCCTACCTCGAGGACGACGCGTCGCTTCCGCGCGACACGCTCGTCATCGCGGTTTCGAACACGTTCATCGGCGTGCTCGCCGGACTGATCGTGATCCCGCTGCTGTTCTCACAGGGTATCGATCCGGGACAGGGCGGTCCGGGGGCGCTCTTCGTCGCGCTCGCGTCGGTGTTCGGATCGCTCCCGGGCGGCGCCGTCGTCGCGACGGCCTTCTTCGCGACCGTCCTGTTGGCCGCCGTGACCAGCGGCATCAGCATGCTCGAGGTACCCGTCGGGACGCTCGTCGACGAGTACGGCGTCTCGCGCCGACAGGCGACGCTGTCGGTATCGGGTCTGATCGCGGTCACCGGAAGCGGGCTGGCGCTCGCCAGTTCGGTCTTCCAGTTCGTCTCCGGGCCGCTCGTCGACGTCATGCTGTCGCTCGGGCTCTTCGCGTTCCTCGCGATCGCCGGGTGGATCCTGCGGCCGGAGGCGGTCGAGGAGTTCCGCACCGGCGCCGGCCGCTTCGACGCGCTGGCCGAGCCGTGGATACTGATCGTCGGCTGGGTGCTCCCCGCCGTCGTGCTGTTCTCGATGACGAGTACGGTCACGTCTCTCGTGGGCGCCTCGGTGGGGCTGGGCGGTCGCGCCGCCGTCGCCATCGTCGGTGCGTTCGTCTGTCGGGTCGTCGTCACGAACGTCGAACTGTCCGGCGCGACGCGATCGCCCGGGCTTCGTCGCGAGTAG
- a CDS encoding DUF4097 family beta strand repeat-containing protein codes for MTPTASRRSILAGIAVGSVAGTAGCLSDGRDAEESVSERRSAADLSAVAVSTAIGDVAVRSTPRDQIVVDGRKAAVSPDDLETIGLETATDGDCLELAVERDESRTLFGLRPDPVLDLAVAVPDRLAVRDVDTRAGDVAVNDVRGDLTAATETGDIRVADVDGTVSAATDAGSVEIVDPTSIDRLEADSGDITATLPGIDGDATIETSSGAVELRLPDRLDLTLDITTESGEITVSDVGDLPEMAGDSLIEAVVGQGTHRLEVRTETGDVTVTGRE; via the coding sequence ATGACACCCACGGCGTCACGACGGTCGATCCTGGCCGGGATCGCCGTCGGGAGCGTCGCAGGGACGGCCGGCTGTCTCTCTGACGGCCGCGACGCCGAGGAATCGGTCAGCGAACGGCGTTCCGCGGCCGACCTCTCCGCGGTGGCCGTCTCGACGGCGATCGGCGACGTCGCCGTTCGATCGACGCCTCGAGACCAGATCGTGGTCGACGGGCGAAAGGCCGCCGTCAGCCCGGACGACCTCGAGACGATCGGGCTCGAGACGGCCACCGACGGCGATTGCCTCGAGCTGGCGGTCGAACGCGACGAGTCGCGGACGCTCTTCGGTCTCCGTCCAGATCCGGTCCTCGACCTGGCCGTCGCCGTACCGGACCGCCTCGCAGTTCGGGACGTCGACACGAGAGCGGGCGACGTCGCCGTCAACGACGTCCGGGGCGATCTCACCGCCGCGACGGAAACCGGCGACATCCGCGTTGCCGACGTCGATGGAACCGTCTCGGCAGCGACCGACGCGGGAAGCGTCGAGATCGTCGATCCGACCTCGATCGATCGTCTCGAGGCCGACTCCGGCGATATCACGGCGACGCTTCCGGGGATCGACGGCGACGCGACGATCGAGACGTCGTCCGGCGCCGTCGAACTGCGTCTGCCCGACCGACTCGATCTGACGCTGGACATCACGACCGAATCGGGCGAGATCACCGTCTCCGACGTGGGGGATCTGCCCGAGATGGCCGGGGACTCGCTGATCGAGGCCGTCGTCGGGCAGGGAACGCACCGACTCGAGGTGCGGACGGAGACGGGCGACGTGACGGTGACCGGACGAGAGTGA